The genomic window aataatgaaagcgCCCCAAGCTTGGGAGACACCAACGCCAACCAAATCACACCCGAGGTCAGCCCCTCTGTTGGTGACACCGAGAGATGTGGTCTTGTAGAAGAAATTGGAAACGGGAATATAGGTGGATCAGAGACTATCACCCAGCTCCACGAAGACTTCCACCAACTTCGGGCTTATAGGAAAGAAGCCCAGAGTGGCCACATCAGTCTGAAGGAATTGACGTTTGCTTCTACTCGACCGAAGGATCTGAATGAAGAGTGCGCGATGGAGGAAGCCGTGGATATCATTCCTCAGCTGATCCAGGGACCAGAGCTGTCCAGTCTGAAAAGTGTTGTTCATGGGGCCCATCCAGAGGTTCTTGCTCTAAGTGATGCTGACATTATCCAGCATGTGTCTAGGGAGAAATTGGCGAAAACCCAAGATAGTGAAGAACTGAAACGACATTCTTTGGAAAGAGCGAGCAGCTTTCCTGCTAAAATGGAAGCATTCACAAGAGAGCATGCCAGTAGCCTGACTTATAAACACTTCCAGCCTGCTTTGCTCGATTCCACTGAAACCTCATCACATCATGTAGCTGGAGGCATAGAGAAATCACAGAAGACATCAACGGATCACCTTCTAAGGGCAGTTTTTCATCCAAATGACAATACCTCAGAGGAAAAGATTGTGTTTTATCCTAAACCATCTACCTCAGGAACCGAGGAAACTGTTCTCCCAGAGACCCACATGGAGGGGAGAAATTCTCTGAATATTGGCATTGAAAGCACACCCCATCCTGCCTACCGAGATCCCCCTCTCATTTTCACTACAGCACCAGAGAGGATCTTGAAGAAGCCAGAAGCACAATTGggtcagggagaggaggggcCCAAACCAGAGGTGAAAAATGCACCACCCTCGCAACCCAAGAAGGTTTGGGAGCAAAAATGGCCACAGGCCGAATGCCCAGACCTGCCCAAGGTAGAAGGCATGTTGacattggagaagaaagaaaggactgagggaaaagagggaggaagagtccTGCCCTTTCAAGACTCGTGTGAGGATGCAGTGGATCACGTCACAAGTCAAGGGACGACCTCTGCAGATGGCATTCAGGGATTTTCTGAGTTGGGGAGAGGAAGTAGTGACAATGAGAAGGAGATAAATACTCTGTGTGATGAAGGTTCAGGAGCTACTGCCCAGAAACTGGAGGCTGCCCTCCCTGTTGCCTTAGAGACTGACAGTGATCAAGAGAGAGGCAAAGGTATACTAGCCCCAGCTAAGTGCTTGGGGGAAGCGGTACCCGATGGCATTCCCAAAGGCGATGGCCACACAGCATTTACTCCTGGCATTCTAACTGAGAGCAAACCtttgaaagttaaagaaaataaaagcatggTAGTTGGAGGAACCATGGAGAACATCGCAGTTTTAGCTCTGGACCCTTTGGCTCAAACCAACGGCGAAAGTGTGTCCATTGAACATCCAGTCCATCAGGACAGCCCTTTAGAAGCAATGAAGGATCACCAGTCTGCTGCTGCTCCTGAAAATAAAGATCTTCCAGATGAGACAGCAAATGAGGTGGAAACGGTTGCAGGAAGAACGGTTGGCATCCCAAGATCACTGCACGCGGCGACAACTGTAGATATGAACCACCAGCCCTCCTCCTCCAACAGCAATCTGAAGGAGCTTTATACATTTCACCATGACACGGTGTCATCTTCTACCATCCTACCTCCCGTTGACAGTGCACAGTTATTGAATATATCTTCTAAAGTGCCTAATAAGACTGCTTGCAACAGCGGGATTCCCAAGCCCATCTTGGTACATTCCAAGGACTCTCTTCCCAAccagggagagatggagagtgaCTTTGTTGAGAGACCTGAAGAGAAGATGGAATCAGAGCCCATTATCATACCTAAACCGAAACACGTGAGACCCAAAATCATCACTTATATCAGGAGGAATCCTCAGACTCTTGGCCCGGTGGATACCTCGTTGGTTCCCGTGGGGCATCCTTATGCTGCTCCATCATGTGGCATGCCTCTGTCAAAAGACCAGAAGGCATCAAGTGGTGACTTGAAACCGGCCACTAACCTCTATGAAAAATTCAAACCAGACTTGCAGAAACCTCGAATCTTCAGTTCTGGATTGATGGTATCTGGGATCAGGCCTCCAGGACATCATTTTAGTCAGATGAGTGAGAAGTTTTTGCAGGAGGTAAGAAAATGAAGTCACAGTCTGTTGCATATCATTTGTGTCTTGCCTCTTACAGGAAGTTTGCAATGAGTCTGGCAATTAGGTGCTTCCCTTTAACAAGTTCCTGATGTTAATGGGCGTAATTGATACTTTTAATTGGTGAAAAGAGGTGACTTGACATTTTGGGCTGTATTATCATCATTTAATGGGTTTGAAGTAGAGCATAATCCATTTATATACAACTTTATTGTGTaagtaaatgagaaaaataggaGGAGAATACAGTATCCTCCTTAAATTGTTTTGATCTCCATTTGAATAGAATTCTTTCAAAGAAACTTTCaattcctctcattctctctcagaCATGCACATACaccttgcttctctctctctctctctctctctctctctctctctctctctctctctcacacacacacacacacacacacacacacacaacactgAGTATATGTGAATTGAGTTTTTGAAGAGGAAGACTTTCTCCATTTTCGTGATTTTTTGAGAATAAACACCTGTCACAGTAATCCAATGAAAAGAACTTTGTCTAGGGGCAAGACTAAGTTATCACCAATTTCTCCAGTTCCCTTCtagttatttttcctttccttatttggTTTCCACATATACTCCCAGTTAGCACGTTGCTTTGTACATGCAACTAATAACTTAAAATATCTGATGAATtaaattctccttttccctttctctatccACCTTGTCCCATTTAGGAGCAATTTCTATGATGGCTCGATATTTACCCCAGCGATTTATTCTTTTCTACCTTTTGAAATCATTTCTACAACTTGGAAATGTAGACTCATTAGCACATATGTATGGCTTCAGTCATTCAACTGGGCATGCTCTGGGCCATGGCTGGTGTAGTGATAGATTTTTCACTTCCTTCTGCCTGGCATGCCTGTGTACCCACCATGAATCCTGTTTCTACCCTGATTGGAACACCAGAGATCCTGGAACTCTGACTTGTACAAAATGCATGCTTAAAATAATTGTGTGTTAAATTGGATCAGCCCCCTTAGGTGGTTCCCTTTAGACTATAGGATAGAGGCCAGGAGCCCTGGGGTAGGCCACTGGGTAAGAGCCATTTCCATGATTAGATCCTTTGTTTATGAGGCTATTATCTCTAACTGGCAAATAATCAATGGATTCCAGCGCTGGGGTCATTTAAGCATGGGACAAGCAAAAAGGGGTGAGTGAGGTGCTGTTTCATTCAGAGAGGCTATTGCTCTTTTTTTATATTGAGCACCTCAAGGCAGAGACCTTAGATAGGTCTCCAGATGTGATTCTGAAGAGTGTTGCCTCTGGTAAGATAGCAATTTCCTGAATAGCAGGAACAGAAGTAAGCTTCAAATGCAGAAGCCAtgcatttttaataaaatgactGGGACTGCAAAAAAGCTTCAGACTGCTTGCTTCCCTGTCCTTATTGATAGGGCCCCCTTGGTATCACAGCACCGTCATGGACACACAGATCAACAGGGCATCTTTCCTTGTGGAGGGGATATTAGGGATGCTCCCTCCTACCCATTCTTCTGGACTGTTTCTGGGTGGGTGGTCCTGCATTTGTGGGGAAGTCAACAGGGGCAGAGGAGCCTTGGGGAAAGGGATACCAAAGGCATAATGTAGGGAGACAATAACCTAAGCTTTGTGTGGAATGGCTGGGGAGGAGTGGGAGAGCTACTCTGCATGAATCCAATcagattaaaatttttgtttgctAGTTTCAGGATTTTATAAAAAATCATTAAAGTatctcttattcctttttttttttgaagttttatctAATAACCTCCCCATAAGAATATATTCCTACCATTGGGAAAGCTTTCTGTATTGATCTGTGGGTGTTTACAGCCAGTCACTACTACCTCTAGTGCTCTGTCAACAGAGATGAAAGTGAGTGGTTTGAAGCTTTTTGCAGGCTGGCCTGTTGTATTAAAAATGCATGGTTTCTACATTTGAAGctcatttctgtttctgatactGAGAGATTTGTTATCTAACAAGAGGCAAATTCTCCAACAAAATGACAAGCATAGTAATAATGACATCCTCAGGGTCACTGTGGAATGGGTGAATTTGACCTGGGAACATCTGTTTCCAAAGAACTGAGAAAGTAcaaggaaaatcaaaacaaaacagaagctGGGCAATGGACCTAGAAAAGTGGAGGTTAGACAAGAGGATTCATTTGGCAACCAAAATTGCCTAAATGGAAATACTTGTTTAAAAGAGGCACATTGTCATTCACCAAAAGATCACTATGTCAGCAGctgaaatgtaaaaacaaaaaaaaaatttctgagcatgttaaaaaaaatcaaagacaaaatgaggagaaaacaaaagcaaatttaTAACCTCACCCCCAAGAGatcagaaagcaaagaaaaaatattctttcataCGAATATAATTTGACACTATGGATTCAATTATCTACTATAACctatttacaatgttattctgatAATAAAAGCTTTGAAGACCTTCTCTTATTTCAATAATGGCAATTTTAAGGAGAATTCTGTATCTTTTTCAGTATTAAAAGGGTGTCAAGTTGGGATGGTATCTTGAGCAGTTAGGATCAAAGCTTTTATAGGATCTTTTTAAACTGTATTGTTTAAATGCTTATAATTGCTAAATAGAGTGGTTTGACATATTGAATGTATTGTAAGCTATAGCAGAGTTAATTAACagatatatttttgcatatatagcCCCAGGCATTATttttgattaaattttaaaggaaattaaatcttgatttccactttttttcatttttattataaatgagACACAGGAAATATTAATAGGTTCTTACCAGTGCGGTAAGATTTTCCACTTTAAAAGACTTTTCGTAAGGAGGACCCTAATCTAGACCATTAACTACAAGGGAAAAATACTTATCTTAAAttttgaggagaaagaaaagctTTGATCAGACTTTCCAGGGAATAATTACCTTAATCATAGGAAAAAGAAGTGAGAGGAAATATCTGCTATACAGAACAAGAAGGGCTAATTCAGATTCCTTCAACTTTTTTAGTCATTTAGAAGCAGCAAGGCTGTccaaaaatacatttcatttgtagctttaaaaataaacccaCTCTTCCTGGGTAACCACACCAATGGGCTAGTACTCTTCATATAGACTGGTAAAGTGTCTCCTGATTGAAAAGGCTTCATTGCCACTGAGATTTCTTCAGTAACAGAGTAAATGTTCATAATTAGTTTTTCTgataatttttcctctttgtttttactGTATGAATTCCTTTGTCATCTTCTGAACTTCCACAAAAGACCCTGAAGGTAGAAAACATGTACAATGATCCTTGTATCTTCTTAAAATAATGTGTATACTCAGTCACAGTATTCCAGAACTGGAAAAGaccatttagaacattttataaatgaaggaactTTGTAACTTTCCACATAGCTAATTGGTGGTAGAACTGAGACTAGAATCCAGACTTTGTGACTCCTCTGGCCATTATGCTTCGccatattgtatttattattccAATTGTTTCTTTCTCTACAGGTTGCAGACAGACCCGGGAAAGAAGAATTCTGTTCACCCCCATATACCCACTATGAAGTACCTCCAACATTCTACCGATCTGCCATGCTTCTTAAACCCCAGCTGGGTTTGGGTGCGATGTCCAGGCTGCCATCTGCCAAAAGCAGGATTCTAATTGCAAGTCAGAGGTCTTCAAGTACTTCTCTTCATCCGCCAGGACCAATTTCAAATGCTACCAATCTCTATCATTCCGATCCTTCAggtaaatacttaaataatcgcTCTTGTTGATATTTTTAATGAGAATGTTAAATACAAGTAACAGAGATTATTAAAAGCTACTCACACTTTAAGAgaaattttttcccccattcaaaGTTGTATCTTCTGTGGGATATGTTACTAGTTTATGCTCATCAATTCTTTCCCAGTTGCAAGGTATTGGCTTATTGTTCATTGTTCAGTATTAATATCCTCCccccaagaatttttttttaattctaattttcatgATCATGGTAACTACTTGCTTATGCTTTTAACCAAGGAAGTAATCAGTGTGGATATCTCCCAATATGGAAGCTCCCACTATGGATGGTTTAGTAACTCATCTTGGGTCTCAGAGAGTTCTCCAGGCAGGTCAATTGATCAACATCTTTAATGTATTACTTTTATTACAAGTTTTTGAAATATAACATGatgctagttattatttcttATCTACTAGGCCATAAGATTATAGATCTAGAAGTAGAAGAGatctaatccactctccttttataaatgaggaaactgacttaCAAAGCAATTATAATTTGCCCAATTTCCCATAAGTAGTAAGAGGCAGAGCTGAGATACAAATTCTGGTCTTTTGACTTTCCTGAATGCAATATCCAGGTCCTGGAGACTCTTCATTTAT from Monodelphis domestica isolate mMonDom1 chromosome 4, mMonDom1.pri, whole genome shotgun sequence includes these protein-coding regions:
- the MTUS2 gene encoding microtubule-associated tumor suppressor candidate 2 isoform X1, which gives rise to MSAPLVPNKSCYSQVQDNRNGVKNNNESAPSLGDTNANQITPEVSPSVGDTERCGLVEEIGNGNIGGSETITQLHEDFHQLRAYRKEAQSGHISLKELTFASTRPKDLNEECAMEEAVDIIPQLIQGPELSSLKSVVHGAHPEVLALSDADIIQHVSREKLAKTQDSEELKRHSLERASSFPAKMEAFTREHASSLTYKHFQPALLDSTETSSHHVAGGIEKSQKTSTDHLLRAVFHPNDNTSEEKIVFYPKPSTSGTEETVLPETHMEGRNSLNIGIESTPHPAYRDPPLIFTTAPERILKKPEAQLGQGEEGPKPEVKNAPPSQPKKVWEQKWPQAECPDLPKVEGMLTLEKKERTEGKEGGRVLPFQDSCEDAVDHVTSQGTTSADGIQGFSELGRGSSDNEKEINTLCDEGSGATAQKLEAALPVALETDSDQERGKGILAPAKCLGEAVPDGIPKGDGHTAFTPGILTESKPLKVKENKSMVVGGTMENIAVLALDPLAQTNGESVSIEHPVHQDSPLEAMKDHQSAAAPENKDLPDETANEVETVAGRTVGIPRSLHAATTVDMNHQPSSSNSNLKELYTFHHDTVSSSTILPPVDSAQLLNISSKVPNKTACNSGIPKPILVHSKDSLPNQGEMESDFVERPEEKMESEPIIIPKPKHVRPKIITYIRRNPQTLGPVDTSLVPVGHPYAAPSCGMPLSKDQKASSGDLKPATNLYEKFKPDLQKPRIFSSGLMVSGIRPPGHHFSQMSEKFLQEVADRPGKEEFCSPPYTHYEVPPTFYRSAMLLKPQLGLGAMSRLPSAKSRILIASQRSSSTSLHPPGPISNATNLYHSDPSADLKKASSSNAARANLPKSGLRPPGYSRLPAAKLAAFGFVRSSSISSASSNQSVDSVQSDQNKTAHRSSFVNEDQPAPKAAVLSKDAPKGTSRTTTQAPNIVTTPRRSLLPAPKPPSTPAGSKKEVQKDQEANKPVVSSPKRLAASTTKLHSPGYPKQRAAAPRNGFATKPDLQAREAERQFVQRLKEKCEEQSKQLSSIQGELQRAIRGFEVFAVSTQHFFGKNESALVKEKELSIELANIRDEVAFNTAKCEKLQKEKEDLERRFEDEVKRLRWQQQAELQDLEERLQQQYVGEVKRLQEEHRLQLVRIKCQHQEQVEDISATHEATLLEMENNHSVAIAVLQDDHEHKVQELMSAHELEKKELEDSFEKLRLSLQDQVDTLTFQSHSLRDRAKRFEEALRRNTEEQLEVALAPYQHLEEDMNSLKQVLEMKNQQIHQQEKKIIELEKLAEKNIILEEKIQVLQQQNEDLKARIDQNTVVTRQLSEENANLQEYVEKETKEKKRLSRTNEELLWKLQTGDPTSPIKLSPTSPIYRSSSGPPSPAKMSTAPR